The following proteins come from a genomic window of Maribacter sp. HTCC2170:
- a CDS encoding peptidylprolyl isomerase — MYKLLIPIVFLLSNCSSEKMYDVGQIDTPKGEILVWLYEETPNHKNSFVQLANDGYWDSLTFNRVIPDFVAQGGCPDTPEGFNDPEYLLEPEFNDKLLHEYGAFGAGRDGNPDKLSARCQFYIVHNKKGEHRLDGDYTVYGKVIKGMGVVDAIVNSPRDSIDEPLTPITMDVNIIKMKAKDLQEFGVIK, encoded by the coding sequence ATGTATAAGTTATTGATTCCCATCGTTTTTTTATTGTCAAACTGCTCTTCTGAAAAGATGTATGACGTAGGGCAGATAGATACTCCAAAGGGTGAAATACTGGTTTGGCTTTATGAAGAAACCCCAAATCATAAGAATAGCTTTGTTCAACTGGCAAATGACGGTTATTGGGACTCCCTCACTTTTAATAGGGTTATTCCAGATTTTGTTGCCCAAGGAGGTTGCCCAGATACTCCTGAGGGTTTTAATGACCCGGAATATTTGTTGGAGCCAGAATTCAACGATAAACTTTTACATGAATATGGTGCCTTTGGTGCTGGTAGGGATGGTAACCCTGATAAGCTATCGGCACGATGTCAGTTTTATATTGTACACAATAAGAAAGGGGAGCATCGTTTGGATGGCGACTATACCGTTTATGGAAAAGTGATAAAAGGGATGGGTGTCGTCGATGCTATCGTTAACAGCCCAAGGGATTCAATAGACGAACCCCTTACCCCAATAACTATGGATGTGAATATCATTAAAATGAAAGCAAAAGACCTTCAAGAGTTTGGTGTAATAAAATAA
- a CDS encoding ThuA domain-containing protein — protein sequence MRLKSLILLLTLCLSFSAISQERSKGQEKKITALIIDGQNNHDQWPKTTFMLKKYMEETDLFKVDIKRTAYTWKGEPFLSDFAIKGMDKTIAKNEPQTDPDFKPDFSKYDVILCNFGWNAAPWPNETQTAFETYMKNGGGLVVFHAADNSFPKWTAYNQMIGLGGWGDRTEKDGPYVYYNDSGEEIRDMTPGNGGSHGPQHEYTIQLRNSEHPITRDMPSKWLHTKDELYEQLRGPAKNMEILATTYAAKEYKGTERHEPALMVINYGKGRVFHNIMGHADYSVQCVGFITTMLRGAEWAATGNVSIPIPDDFPTANESSARIFTKKE from the coding sequence ATGCGATTGAAATCCCTTATACTATTACTAACATTATGCCTTTCCTTTTCAGCAATTTCCCAGGAAAGATCTAAAGGTCAAGAGAAGAAAATAACGGCACTTATCATTGATGGTCAGAACAACCATGATCAATGGCCTAAAACAACTTTCATGTTGAAAAAATATATGGAGGAAACGGATTTGTTCAAAGTTGATATAAAGCGTACAGCATATACTTGGAAAGGCGAGCCATTTTTATCGGATTTTGCTATAAAAGGAATGGATAAAACAATAGCTAAGAATGAGCCACAAACCGACCCTGATTTTAAACCTGATTTTTCCAAGTATGATGTAATCCTATGCAATTTTGGATGGAATGCCGCACCTTGGCCCAATGAAACCCAGACAGCATTTGAAACGTACATGAAAAATGGAGGGGGATTGGTGGTTTTTCATGCCGCAGACAACTCTTTTCCAAAATGGACCGCATACAATCAAATGATTGGCTTAGGGGGCTGGGGCGATAGAACGGAGAAGGATGGTCCTTATGTTTATTATAATGATTCTGGTGAAGAGATTCGCGATATGACCCCGGGAAATGGTGGCTCCCATGGACCACAACATGAATATACCATTCAACTAAGAAATTCAGAACACCCGATAACCCGAGATATGCCCTCTAAATGGCTGCACACCAAAGATGAATTGTATGAGCAACTTCGTGGTCCTGCCAAGAATATGGAGATTCTGGCCACTACATACGCTGCCAAGGAATATAAAGGAACAGAAAGGCATGAGCCAGCATTAATGGTAATAAATTATGGTAAGGGACGTGTTTTTCATAATATCATGGGGCATGCAGACTATTCGGTACAATGTGTTGGTTTCATAACCACCATGCTTCGTGGCGCAGAGTGGGCTGCCACCGGAAATGTAAGCATCCCTATTCCGGATGATTTTCCCACTGCTAATGAATCAAGTGCTCGAATTTTTACAAAAAAAGAATAG
- a CDS encoding DUF2721 domain-containing protein, translating to MQLTLSIPALLFPAISLSMLAYNARYLAIAALIRQLHQKYQETESTTVGLQVKKLRKRLTIIKNMQAVAIISFLLAVITMFLIYVELDFWANLVFGISLFALMVSLILSLIEVQLSTKALGIQLEDMDVS from the coding sequence ATGCAGCTGACCTTAAGTATTCCCGCGCTGCTTTTTCCGGCAATTTCATTATCAATGTTGGCATATAATGCGAGATACTTGGCAATTGCCGCTTTGATTCGACAATTGCATCAGAAATATCAGGAAACCGAATCTACCACTGTGGGTTTACAAGTTAAAAAACTGAGAAAACGATTAACTATTATCAAGAATATGCAGGCCGTAGCTATAATAAGCTTTCTACTGGCTGTTATTACCATGTTTTTGATATATGTTGAGCTTGATTTTTGGGCCAATCTGGTCTTCGGAATAAGTTTATTCGCCTTGATGGTTTCTTTGATTCTATCATTGATTGAAGTACAATTATCAACGAAAGCATTAGGAATACAGTTGGAAGATATGGATGTCTCTTAA
- a CDS encoding carbohydrate binding family 9 domain-containing protein — MNRFLMNIVNVICLIPLCFFSLLGSSQDIGNGQAPKEIKGRLLNNTELHLDGIVDEEFWVNIPGNGNFLMQEPKEGGEPTERTEIRIAFDQQNIYISVICYDSDPSGIKAFQMKRDASLETDDRFRWVFDTFMDKRRAYFFEINPLGLRGDGLISSGQGQTLNQDWDGIWKAWTHIGDFGWSAEIRIPFRSINFDSKSDTWGINFQRTIRRKNEELLWTGHHRNQGLLRPQNAGILTGLVNPSQGIGLEVVPYFITQVGKEYNNEIDEYTNDESADMGFDINYNITPQLKASFTYNTDFAQTEVDDRQINLTRFPLRFPEKRDFFLEGSSILQFAPQSRVDPYFSRRIGLVDGVPVPIKYGGRLIGNIGKNNIALIHTRTGEKGELNPESFTVARYRRDFWKESAIGILYTHRSTENDMLFGNPVQDRKTLAADLTLSTSEFLGDKVLQFSAFFVGHNPDSPFDDSTTLSDRSVRGLRFNFPNQPWSAWVSYREFGDEYNPAVGFNRRNGFKRLQPTIKYAPLFEKSNVIREIEWGINYEYLTSLENKLLTENLRFTLGEIRFESGESLGVEVSRNYELLDENFDILGDGSVIVVPGEYVNWNYELEASSASFRKISGSIEYESGGFWTGNISSLDLGLTVRPVPGINLRSGYRYSKVTAENSGFNTNLFQIDLGLDFTPDISLSSNIQFDDVSEILGTNTRFRWIVTPGTDVFFVYNHNWLNNPTFDNRFFTIQQGGAMKIVYTYRF, encoded by the coding sequence ATGAATCGCTTTTTAATGAATATTGTTAATGTAATTTGTCTGATTCCTTTATGTTTTTTTTCACTTCTAGGATCAAGTCAGGATATTGGCAATGGGCAGGCGCCTAAGGAAATTAAAGGACGTTTACTCAATAACACTGAGCTACATTTAGATGGTATAGTAGACGAGGAATTTTGGGTGAATATTCCGGGAAATGGAAATTTTCTAATGCAAGAACCGAAAGAGGGCGGTGAACCAACGGAGCGCACAGAAATAAGGATCGCATTCGATCAGCAAAATATCTATATCTCAGTAATTTGTTATGACAGCGATCCATCAGGGATAAAGGCTTTTCAAATGAAAAGAGACGCATCACTGGAAACGGACGATCGATTTAGATGGGTTTTTGACACATTCATGGACAAACGAAGGGCTTATTTTTTTGAAATAAATCCTTTGGGATTGCGTGGAGATGGTCTTATTTCTTCAGGACAAGGGCAAACTCTGAATCAAGACTGGGATGGTATCTGGAAAGCATGGACACATATTGGCGACTTTGGCTGGTCGGCCGAAATTAGGATTCCTTTTAGGAGCATAAACTTTGATTCCAAAAGTGATACCTGGGGGATAAATTTTCAAAGAACAATCCGTCGTAAAAATGAGGAACTACTATGGACAGGTCACCACCGTAATCAGGGATTGTTACGACCACAAAATGCCGGCATACTTACAGGCCTTGTTAATCCATCACAGGGAATAGGGCTTGAAGTCGTCCCTTACTTCATAACACAGGTAGGAAAGGAATATAACAATGAAATAGATGAGTATACAAATGACGAATCTGCGGATATGGGATTTGATATTAATTATAACATTACGCCCCAATTGAAGGCTTCTTTCACGTATAACACTGATTTTGCACAGACCGAGGTAGACGATAGACAAATAAACCTTACTCGTTTTCCTTTACGTTTTCCTGAAAAAAGAGATTTTTTCCTTGAAGGATCTTCAATTCTACAATTTGCTCCTCAAAGTCGTGTAGATCCTTATTTTAGCCGTAGGATCGGCCTAGTTGACGGGGTGCCTGTCCCCATTAAGTATGGTGGTCGTCTTATAGGAAATATCGGCAAGAACAACATTGCACTTATACATACTCGTACAGGGGAAAAGGGGGAATTGAATCCGGAAAGTTTTACCGTGGCCAGATATAGACGCGATTTTTGGAAAGAGAGTGCAATCGGCATATTATATACCCATAGAAGTACCGAAAACGATATGTTGTTTGGTAATCCCGTTCAAGATAGAAAAACATTAGCGGCCGATCTAACTTTGAGCACTTCCGAATTCTTGGGCGACAAAGTACTGCAGTTCTCAGCTTTTTTTGTTGGGCACAATCCTGATTCGCCTTTTGACGACTCCACAACATTGTCAGATCGATCGGTACGCGGTCTACGATTTAATTTTCCGAACCAACCTTGGTCTGCCTGGGTTTCGTATAGGGAATTTGGGGATGAGTACAATCCAGCGGTTGGGTTTAACCGAAGGAATGGTTTCAAAAGATTACAACCAACAATTAAATACGCTCCTTTATTTGAAAAAAGCAATGTCATAAGAGAGATAGAATGGGGTATAAACTACGAGTATCTCACTTCATTAGAAAACAAACTTCTTACCGAAAATCTTAGGTTTACCTTAGGTGAAATCAGATTCGAATCAGGTGAGAGTTTAGGTGTTGAAGTATCTAGAAACTATGAACTTCTTGATGAAAATTTTGATATACTTGGAGACGGTTCAGTAATCGTGGTTCCTGGAGAATATGTGAATTGGAATTACGAATTAGAGGCCTCTTCCGCATCATTTCGGAAGATATCTGGTTCTATTGAATACGAATCCGGAGGGTTTTGGACTGGGAATATTTCCAGCTTGGATTTGGGCTTAACTGTTCGTCCTGTACCTGGTATTAATCTACGCAGTGGGTATAGATATTCAAAAGTAACAGCTGAAAATAGTGGGTTTAACACAAATTTGTTTCAGATAGATCTAGGGCTTGATTTTACCCCCGATATTTCGTTGTCATCAAATATTCAGTTTGATGATGTAAGTGAGATTTTGGGCACTAATACCCGTTTTCGATGGATAGTTACTCCTGGGACCGATGTTTTTTTTGTATATAACCACAATTGGCTGAACAACCCCACATTTGACAATAGGTTTTTTACAATACAACAAGGAGGGGCTATGAAAATTGTTTACACCTACCGTTTTTAA
- a CDS encoding succinylglutamate desuccinylase/aspartoacylase family protein, whose protein sequence is MFKENENRNIIIGGETVAPGEEKLLKINIDRLPTGTLIDIPIYVFNAKNPGPTILIQAGLHGDEINGIEIVRRMLDEQQFRIKKGAVIAVPILNIFGFIHFSRDVPDGKDVNRSFPGTKSGSMASRIAYHYVSEIMHQMDFAIDLHTGGAQRHNFPQIRFTKEDDYSSELAHIFNAPYSFSSRLIKGSFRNAAFRMGKPSIVFEAGESMRFDDYSILEGMQGILNVLKHFSMISKIEPKYVERMKTVQLQERKWLRAPTAGMFIPELTNGSEIKKGQELGLITDTYAKRSKKIKAPYDGYVFSINHQAVVNQGDALFHIGKG, encoded by the coding sequence ATGTTCAAAGAAAACGAAAATAGAAATATTATTATCGGAGGTGAAACAGTTGCTCCGGGGGAAGAAAAGCTATTGAAAATAAATATTGACAGACTTCCGACCGGAACACTGATAGATATTCCTATCTACGTGTTCAATGCTAAAAACCCTGGACCAACCATTTTGATTCAAGCGGGTTTACATGGTGATGAAATCAATGGTATTGAAATCGTTCGGAGAATGCTTGATGAACAACAGTTTCGAATTAAGAAGGGTGCTGTAATTGCTGTACCAATACTTAATATTTTTGGTTTTATTCATTTTTCCAGGGATGTTCCTGACGGTAAGGATGTAAACCGAAGTTTTCCAGGGACAAAGTCGGGCTCAATGGCCAGCAGAATTGCTTACCATTATGTGTCAGAGATAATGCATCAGATGGATTTTGCGATAGATCTGCATACAGGAGGTGCGCAGCGTCACAATTTTCCACAAATACGATTTACAAAAGAAGATGATTATAGTAGCGAATTGGCCCATATATTCAATGCCCCTTACTCATTTTCATCCAGATTGATAAAAGGGTCATTTCGTAATGCAGCTTTTCGTATGGGCAAGCCATCCATTGTTTTTGAGGCTGGGGAAAGTATGCGATTTGATGATTATTCCATTTTAGAAGGTATGCAGGGCATCTTAAATGTATTGAAGCATTTTAGTATGATTTCTAAAATAGAGCCCAAATATGTCGAGCGGATGAAAACAGTTCAATTACAGGAGCGTAAATGGTTACGAGCACCAACAGCAGGAATGTTCATTCCTGAGCTTACTAATGGGAGTGAGATTAAAAAAGGTCAAGAACTAGGATTGATAACTGATACATATGCAAAGCGAAGTAAAAAAATCAAAGCACCCTATGATGGTTATGTTTTTAGTATTAATCATCAGGCCGTGGTGAACCAAGGAGATGCTCTATTTCACATTGGAAAAGGGTAA
- a CDS encoding RimK family alpha-L-glutamate ligase, with the protein MDIGLLSVSMNVYSTKRIAEEAEKLGHYIELIDHTKCSVKLGSSRPKVYYLNENVTNAFDAIIPRIGAKVTRHGAAIVKQFEMNGVFSTAKALSISRARNKVRTLQILSRKHIPIPDTLFSINPDDIKEQIELLGGPPVIIKLQEGTQGLGVILAESEKSAKSIIDTFYKMDTSILLQKYIEESNGEDIRIFVVGNKVIASMKRTSPVDEFRSNVHRGGLTEGIEITPKEKYIALKATEYLGLGVAGVDLIRSKKGPLLLEVNASPGLQGIEAATGVNIAKEIILFVEKNVQRKRK; encoded by the coding sequence ATGGATATCGGACTTCTTTCAGTGAGTATGAATGTGTATTCTACCAAGCGCATTGCAGAAGAAGCTGAAAAACTTGGACATTATATTGAGTTGATAGACCACACCAAATGTTCCGTTAAATTGGGGTCATCTCGACCAAAAGTGTATTATTTAAATGAAAATGTGACAAATGCTTTTGATGCCATCATACCTAGAATAGGAGCTAAAGTAACTAGACACGGGGCAGCAATAGTAAAACAGTTTGAAATGAATGGAGTTTTCAGTACTGCGAAAGCGCTAAGCATTTCTAGAGCACGAAATAAGGTCCGAACGTTGCAAATTCTTTCAAGAAAACACATTCCTATTCCCGACACCTTATTTTCAATAAATCCAGACGATATAAAAGAACAGATAGAATTGTTGGGCGGCCCTCCAGTGATTATTAAACTTCAAGAAGGTACGCAAGGTCTAGGGGTTATATTGGCGGAATCTGAGAAATCAGCAAAATCAATTATTGATACTTTTTATAAGATGGATACTAGTATTCTCCTTCAAAAATATATTGAAGAATCCAATGGTGAGGACATTCGAATTTTCGTAGTTGGAAATAAAGTTATAGCTAGTATGAAACGCACCAGTCCAGTTGATGAGTTTCGCTCCAATGTACATAGGGGAGGTCTTACAGAAGGTATTGAGATAACTCCCAAGGAAAAATATATAGCCTTGAAAGCAACTGAATATCTTGGTCTTGGTGTTGCAGGGGTGGATCTGATCAGATCTAAAAAAGGGCCATTGTTGTTAGAAGTAAATGCTTCTCCAGGTTTACAAGGAATTGAGGCTGCCACAGGCGTAAACATTGCTAAAGAAATTATACTTTTTGTTGAGAAAAATGTTCAAAGAAAACGAAAATAG
- a CDS encoding succinate dehydrogenase cytochrome b subunit, with protein sequence MSGFFNSSIGRKYAMALSAFFLIIFLVIHLAVNITSLFSENLFNELSHFMGTNPLIQFAMQPVLIFGVVFHFVMGFVLELKNKGSRNVKYTRNNGAANSTWMSRNMIYSGLAILAFIVLHFIDFWIPELNTKYVQGDMTGMLEGADGYRYFEELQHKFVEPWRVGAYVIAFVLLALHLLHGFTSAFQSIGATMGRKKFMKNIGTAYSILIPLGFIIIALCHHFNH encoded by the coding sequence ATGAGCGGGTTCTTTAATTCTTCAATCGGTAGGAAGTATGCGATGGCACTTTCTGCTTTTTTTCTTATTATTTTCTTAGTCATTCATTTAGCGGTAAACATAACTTCACTTTTCAGTGAGAACTTATTTAATGAGCTTTCCCATTTTATGGGCACGAATCCATTAATACAGTTTGCAATGCAGCCTGTTCTTATCTTTGGGGTTGTATTTCATTTTGTCATGGGATTTGTTCTTGAACTTAAAAATAAGGGGTCAAGAAATGTAAAGTATACCAGAAACAATGGCGCTGCAAATTCTACTTGGATGAGTAGAAACATGATTTATAGCGGTTTGGCAATCCTTGCCTTTATCGTGTTGCACTTTATCGATTTTTGGATTCCTGAATTGAATACTAAATATGTTCAAGGCGATATGACCGGAATGTTGGAAGGTGCAGACGGTTATCGTTATTTTGAAGAACTACAACATAAGTTTGTTGAACCTTGGCGTGTTGGTGCCTATGTAATAGCCTTTGTGTTATTGGCATTGCACTTGCTTCACGGATTTACCTCAGCGTTCCAATCCATTGGAGCGACAATGGGAAGAAAAAAGTTTATGAAAAATATTGGCACGGCATATTCAATATTGATTCCATTAGGATTCATTATAATAGCTCTTTGTCATCATTTTAACCATTAA
- a CDS encoding fumarate reductase/succinate dehydrogenase flavoprotein subunit, which produces MSVLDSKVPEGPIKDKWTTYKDKINLVNPANKRHIDIIVVGTGLAGGSAAATLAELGYNVKAFAYQDSPRRAHSIAAQGGINAAKNYMGDGDSTYRLFYDTVKGGDYRSREANVHRLAEVSGNIIDQCVAQGVPFARDYGGLLDNRSFGGVLVSRTFYAKGQTGQQLLLGCYSAMNRQIARGKIDMYNRHEMLDVVKVDGKARGIIARDLITGEIERHSAHAVVIATGGYGNVYFLSTNAMGSNATAAWKIHKKGAFFANPCFTQIHPTCIPRSGDYQSKLTLMSESLRNDGRIWVPAKLEDAKAIQEGRLKPTELAEEDRDYYLERRYPAFGNLVPRDVASRAAKERCDAGYGVNATGEAVYLDFAAAFVRYGSEQAKIKGLKNASKEEIIKLGQEIIEQKYGNLFQMYEKIIAENPYETPMMIYPATHYTMGGVWVDYNLMTTVDGLYCIGEANFSDHGANRLGASALMQGLADGYFVLPYTIGDYLADDIRTGPISTETKEFDEVEKEVKDKIDFFINNNGTKSVDHFHKRLGKVMWDKVGMSRNEKDLKEAMVEIKAIREEFWKEVKVPGDANEMNPELEKAGRVADFLELGELFAKDALIRNESCGGHFREESVELDGEQKGEAKRNDKDFAFVSAWEYKGEPADAVLHKEELEFKDIELKQRSYK; this is translated from the coding sequence ATGTCTGTATTAGACTCAAAAGTGCCTGAAGGGCCAATTAAGGACAAGTGGACCACCTATAAGGACAAGATAAATCTTGTAAACCCTGCGAATAAACGTCATATTGATATTATTGTTGTGGGAACTGGACTGGCAGGAGGTTCTGCCGCTGCAACCTTGGCGGAGTTAGGCTACAATGTAAAAGCATTTGCTTACCAGGATTCTCCACGTAGAGCTCACTCAATAGCAGCACAAGGTGGTATTAATGCCGCTAAAAACTATATGGGCGATGGCGATTCTACTTATCGTCTTTTTTATGATACTGTAAAAGGGGGTGATTACCGTTCTCGTGAAGCGAACGTACATCGTTTGGCTGAAGTTTCTGGAAATATAATTGACCAATGTGTAGCTCAAGGGGTTCCTTTTGCTCGTGATTATGGCGGTCTGTTAGACAACCGTTCTTTTGGCGGGGTATTGGTTTCAAGAACTTTTTACGCTAAAGGACAAACTGGGCAACAATTATTGTTAGGTTGCTACTCAGCAATGAACAGACAAATTGCTCGTGGTAAGATTGATATGTACAATCGTCACGAAATGTTGGATGTGGTTAAGGTTGATGGGAAAGCAAGAGGTATTATTGCACGTGATTTGATCACAGGTGAAATAGAACGTCATTCAGCACATGCCGTTGTTATTGCAACAGGAGGATATGGAAATGTATATTTCTTATCAACCAATGCAATGGGATCCAATGCAACTGCTGCTTGGAAAATACATAAAAAAGGAGCGTTTTTCGCAAATCCTTGTTTTACTCAAATACACCCAACCTGTATTCCACGATCAGGTGATTATCAATCAAAATTAACATTGATGTCTGAATCATTGCGTAATGATGGTAGAATTTGGGTGCCCGCAAAGTTAGAAGATGCTAAAGCAATTCAAGAAGGTAGATTAAAACCTACTGAATTGGCTGAAGAAGATAGAGATTACTACCTAGAACGTCGTTATCCTGCATTCGGTAACTTAGTGCCACGTGATGTAGCTTCAAGAGCTGCAAAAGAACGTTGTGATGCTGGTTACGGAGTAAATGCAACTGGTGAAGCTGTTTATTTAGATTTCGCGGCTGCTTTTGTGCGTTATGGATCAGAACAAGCAAAAATAAAAGGGCTTAAGAATGCTTCGAAAGAGGAAATAATAAAATTAGGTCAAGAAATTATTGAGCAGAAGTACGGTAACTTATTTCAGATGTATGAAAAAATCATCGCTGAAAATCCGTATGAAACACCAATGATGATTTATCCTGCAACTCACTATACTATGGGTGGTGTTTGGGTTGATTACAACTTAATGACAACCGTTGATGGTTTGTATTGTATTGGTGAAGCCAACTTCTCGGATCACGGGGCAAACAGACTTGGAGCTTCTGCCTTAATGCAAGGTTTGGCCGATGGTTACTTTGTATTACCTTATACTATTGGCGATTATTTAGCTGATGATATTCGTACTGGTCCTATTTCAACGGAGACAAAAGAATTTGATGAAGTTGAAAAAGAGGTAAAAGATAAAATTGACTTCTTTATCAATAATAACGGAACGAAATCTGTTGACCACTTCCACAAACGTTTAGGTAAAGTAATGTGGGATAAAGTAGGGATGTCTAGAAACGAGAAAGACCTAAAAGAAGCGATGGTTGAAATTAAAGCCATTCGTGAAGAGTTCTGGAAAGAGGTAAAAGTTCCTGGTGACGCAAACGAAATGAATCCTGAATTGGAGAAAGCAGGTCGTGTAGCGGACTTTTTAGAATTAGGAGAGTTGTTCGCTAAAGATGCATTGATAAGAAATGAATCTTGTGGAGGACATTTCCGTGAAGAATCTGTAGAATTGGACGGTGAGCAAAAAGGAGAAGCAAAACGTAACGATAAAGACTTTGCTTTTGTATCTGCTTGGGAGTATAAAGGAGAACCTGCAGATGCCGTACTTCATAAAGAAGAATTAGAATTTAAGGATATAGAATTAAAACAACGTAGTTATAAATAG
- a CDS encoding succinate dehydrogenase/fumarate reductase iron-sulfur subunit: protein MNLTLKIWRQKGPQDKGKMVDYKVSDISEHMSFLEMMDVLNEQLVNSGEEPVAFDHDCREGICGMCSLHINGEAHGPDRGITTCQLHMRMFKDGDTITIEPWRAKAFPVIKDLIVDRMAFERIQQAGGYISVNTSGNTQDANALPISKHNADEAMDAAACIGCGACVASCKNSSAMLFVGAKVSQFALLPQGQVEAADRVKNMVAQMDLEGFGNCTNTGACEVECPKGISLENIARMNRELVKASLIKF from the coding sequence ATGAATCTGACGCTTAAAATTTGGAGACAAAAAGGACCACAGGATAAAGGCAAGATGGTCGATTACAAGGTTTCTGACATTTCAGAACATATGTCATTCTTAGAAATGATGGATGTTCTAAATGAACAGCTTGTAAATTCGGGTGAAGAACCAGTTGCTTTTGACCATGATTGTCGTGAAGGTATTTGCGGCATGTGCTCCTTGCATATAAATGGTGAAGCCCACGGTCCCGATAGAGGTATTACTACCTGTCAATTGCATATGCGTATGTTCAAAGACGGTGATACTATTACTATTGAACCTTGGAGAGCAAAAGCTTTTCCTGTAATCAAGGATTTAATAGTTGATAGAATGGCTTTCGAACGTATACAACAAGCTGGTGGATATATTTCTGTAAACACATCAGGAAATACCCAAGATGCAAATGCCTTACCTATTTCAAAACACAATGCAGATGAAGCCATGGATGCTGCTGCTTGTATAGGTTGTGGAGCTTGTGTTGCAAGTTGTAAAAACTCTTCCGCCATGTTATTCGTTGGAGCTAAAGTTTCTCAATTTGCATTATTACCACAAGGACAAGTTGAAGCTGCTGACCGTGTTAAAAACATGGTTGCCCAAATGGATTTGGAAGGCTTTGGAAACTGTACAAATACGGGAGCTTGCGAAGTTGAATGTCCTAAAGGAATTTCTTTAGAGAATATTGCACGTATGAACCGTGAATTGGTTAAAGCAAGTTTAATTAAGTTCTAA
- a CDS encoding very short patch repair endonuclease produces the protein MPKPYSKEPIKVPRFNEESGFYTTPERSKIMSKIRGKNTKPELAFRKALWAIGYRYRVDSRKLIGRPDIVLNKYKTVVFIDGEFWHGHNWEERKHKIKSNRDFWIAKIERNQQRDAEVNLALGQQGYKVFRFWEHQIKKELDECLQKVIDHLQKTSSLNL, from the coding sequence ATGCCAAAACCCTATTCCAAAGAACCCATCAAGGTTCCTCGATTTAATGAAGAATCTGGGTTTTATACTACCCCTGAACGCTCTAAAATCATGAGCAAGATTCGTGGTAAAAACACCAAACCAGAACTTGCTTTTCGAAAAGCACTATGGGCTATAGGATATCGATACAGGGTTGATTCGAGAAAATTAATAGGCAGACCCGATATTGTTCTCAATAAATACAAAACAGTCGTCTTCATTGATGGCGAGTTTTGGCATGGTCATAATTGGGAAGAACGAAAGCATAAAATAAAATCGAACCGAGATTTCTGGATTGCCAAAATTGAACGGAACCAACAGCGAGATGCAGAAGTGAATTTAGCACTTGGCCAACAAGGGTATAAAGTATTCCGGTTTTGGGAGCATCAGATAAAAAAAGAATTGGATGAATGTCTTCAAAAAGTAATTGACCATCTTCAAAAAACAAGTTCTCTAAACCTTTAA